One window of the Vigna radiata var. radiata cultivar VC1973A chromosome 1, Vradiata_ver6, whole genome shotgun sequence genome contains the following:
- the LOC106772317 gene encoding probable inactive receptor kinase At1g48480: MLPHKHTLVVVAATLALMLAATDADLAAERAALLALRSAVGGRTLFWNATRDSPCTWAGVQCERDHVVELHLPGVALSGQIPVGIFGNLTQLRTLSLRFNALRGSLPSDLAKCVNLRNLYIQRNLLSGAIPSFLFELPDLVRLNMGFNNFSGPFPTGFNSLTRLKTLFVENNQLSGPIPDLSKLSLDQFNVSYNLLNGSVPLKLRTFPQDSFLGNSLCGRPLSLCPGDIADPISVDNNSKPNSHNSHKLSAGAIAGIVVGSVVFLLLLVFLFIFLCRSKTAKKTSAVDIATVKHPEADAPVLAEKGIPDVENGGHANGNSAAAVAAVSAGNKAEVNGGGAAKKLVFFGNAARAFDLEDLLRASAEVLGKGTFGTAYKAVLEAGPVVAVKRLKDVTISEKEFKEKIEAVGAMDHESLVPLRAFYFSRDEKLLVYDYMPMGSLSALLHGNKGAGRTPLNWEVRSGIALGAARGIEYLHSRGPNVSHGNIKSSNILLTKSYDARVSDFGLAHLVGPSSTPNRVAGYRAPEVTDPRRVSQKADVYSFGVLLLELLTGKAPTHALLNEEGVDLPRWVQSVVREEWTSEVFDLELLRYQNVEEEMVQLLQLAVDCAAQYPDKRPSMSEVVRSIEELRRSSLKEDQDQIQHDPVNDIEL, from the exons ATGCTGCCTCACAAGCACACTCTCGTGGTTGTGGCGGCCACGCTGGCGCTCATGCTCGCAGCAACAGATGCAGATCTGGCCGCCGAGCGAGCCGCATTGCTCGCTCTCCGCTCTGCGGTCGGCGGCAGAACCCTCTTCTGGAACGCCACCAGGGACAGCCCCTGCACCTGGGCTGGTGTCCAATGCGAGCGCGACCACGTCGTCGAGCTCCACCTTCCCGGCGTCGCTCTCTCCGGCCAAATCCCTGTCGGCATATTCGGCAATCTGACACAGTTGCGCACCCTCAGTCTCCGCTTCAACGCGCTGCGGGGTTCCCTGCCTTCAGATCTGGCGAAGTGCGTGAACCTTCGGAACCTGTACATTCAGCGGAACCTGCTGAGCGGCGCTATCCCGTCGTTCTTGTTCGAGTTACCAGACTTGGTTCGCTTGAACATGGGCTTCAACAACTTCTCAGGCCCATTTCCGACCGGCTTCAACAGCCTGACCCGGTTGAAGACTCTGTTTGTGGAAAACAACCAGCTCTCCGGCCCAATCCCCGACTTGAGCAAACTGAGCCTGGATCAGTTCAACGTCTCCTACAACCTCCTCAACGGCTCTGTCCCTCTCAAGCTTCGGACATTCCCTCAGGATTCCTTTCTTGGCAACTCCCTCTGCGGCCGTCCACTCTCTCTCTGCCCCGGAGATATCGCCGATCCTATCTCCGTCGACAACAACTCCAAGCCAAACAGCCACAACTCCCACAAGTTATCTGCCGGCGCCATTGCGGGGATTGTTGTCGGATCGGTCGTGTTTCTTCTGCTGCTCGTCTTCCTCTTCATTTTCCTGTGTCGGAGCAAAACTGCCAAGAAGACCAGCGCGGTCGACATTGCTACTGTCAAACATCCCGAGGCCGATGCTCCGGTTCTTGCGGAGAAGGGGATTCCGGATGTCGAGAACGGCGGTCATGCCAACGGCAATTCTGCGGCGGCTGTGGCTGCGGTTTCGGCGGGGAACAAGGCTGAAGTGAACGGTGGTGGGGCAGCGAAGAAGTTGGTGTTTTTCGGGAATGCGGCAAGGGCGTTCGATTTGGAGGATTTGCTCAGGGCTTCGGCGGAGGTTTTGGGGAAAGGGACTTTCGGGACGGCGTATAAGGCGGTGCTGGAGGCAGGGCCAGTGGTGGCGGTGAAGAGGTTGAAGGATGTGACGATTTCTGAGAAGGAGTTTAAGGAGAAGATTGAAGCGGTGGGAGCAATGGATCATGAGAGTTTGGTTCCTCTCAGAGCTTTCTATTTCAGTAGGGATGAGAAGCTCCTTGTGTATGATTACATGCCCATGGGAAGCTTGTCTGCACTTTTACATG GAAACAAAGGGGCGGGTAGGACTCCCCTGAATTGGGAAGTGAGATCAGGCATTGCGCTTGGAGCCGCCCGTGGCATTGAGTACCTGCATTCACGAGGGCCTAATGTTTCTCATGGGAATATAAAGTCATCCAACATCCTCTTAACCAAGTCATATGATGCCAGAGTGTCTGACTTTGGCCTTGCACACCTCGTTGGCCCCTCCTCTACCCCCAACCGGGTCGCCGGCTACCGTGCACCTGAGGTGACTGATCCTCGCAGAGTGTCTCAGAAGGCAGACGTGTACAGTTTTGGTGTGTTACTATTGGAACTTCTGACTGGGAAGGCACCTACCCATGCTCTCCTGAATGAGGAAGGAGTAGACCTTCCCAGATGGGTTCAATCTGTGGTTAGAGAAGAGTGGACTTCTGAGGTCTTTGATCTTGAGCTCCTTAGGTATCAGAATGTGGAAGAGGAGATGGTTCAGTTGTTGCAACTTGCAGTTGATTGTGCAGCACAATACCCAGACAAGCGCCCTTCAATGTCTGAAGTGGTAAGGAGCATAGAAGAGTTACGAAGGTCTAGTCTTAAAGAGGACCAGGATCAAATCCAACATGATCCCGTCAATGATATAGAATTGTAG